One Halolamina litorea genomic window carries:
- a CDS encoding VirB4 family type IV secretion system protein codes for MIPDWVPFFGGDADDSGEAESADPAVEYDAAQTPLDTLSDTHQRLIAPEHVVEHANGVETGEHWRRTLWAAEYPDEPMDGLFETLYATGETRETDLSIHLDPRDTHSTLNELENRIESLTADHEYLAEKHRAGARGVRKDLEDYQALYDVLRNSPMRAFDVSMYLSARGEQGTSTIDGVSKTARQAPANLTPVTPRWSQLDALTASSPIGVDALDETLDTRTPMLAGAVGAMFPFVAGAFAEPGVEYGTYALNESPVILDRFNRSTGYCMMTIGKLGAGKSFSTKLQLVRQAMYDDDTTIVMLDPMEGFAGVNSALGGERIIVGGRRGLNPLKLKPTPPEVLTSVPDIDPWAEQISWVMTFFETFFAGVADSPLGRRKQTLRRAVQDAYEQQGITRDPSTHDNPSPTVQTVIGVLEDLLADPGEFGYATEGEQESVRSDAQSLLKDLRPSFRPDGDFANLTKPTEFDFDANVLYLDLHQEEGTQGRMETSLMMQVVFNAVYERAKETSKKVVFVIDEAHYLMDDATSLGFLETAVRHSRHYDISLQFVTQTGGEFTLTPEAKTIADLCSIVQIHRVAEEAEKLATWFGLSERETNWVRTAKAGNEEDGYSEALLGIDEEGWFPIRVRASGYEAAVVDGEAPTDADDPPTQASDTHSTNGTHLDRSGAEAADD; via the coding sequence ATGATCCCCGACTGGGTGCCGTTCTTCGGTGGGGATGCAGACGACTCCGGAGAAGCCGAATCCGCCGATCCTGCCGTCGAGTACGACGCCGCACAAACACCGCTCGACACACTCTCCGACACCCACCAGCGCCTGATCGCTCCTGAGCACGTCGTCGAACACGCAAACGGTGTCGAGACCGGAGAGCACTGGCGGCGGACGCTGTGGGCCGCGGAGTACCCTGACGAACCGATGGATGGCCTCTTCGAGACGCTCTATGCAACCGGCGAGACCCGCGAGACCGACCTCTCGATCCATCTCGACCCACGGGACACCCACAGCACGCTGAACGAACTCGAAAACCGGATCGAGAGCCTCACCGCTGACCACGAGTACCTCGCGGAGAAACACCGTGCTGGCGCTCGCGGGGTTCGGAAGGACCTCGAGGACTACCAAGCGCTCTATGACGTCCTCCGGAACTCTCCCATGCGAGCATTCGACGTCTCGATGTACCTCAGCGCTCGTGGCGAGCAGGGAACCAGCACTATTGACGGTGTGAGTAAGACAGCACGCCAAGCCCCTGCGAACCTGACGCCTGTGACGCCGCGGTGGTCACAGCTTGACGCGCTCACTGCGAGTAGTCCGATAGGCGTCGACGCACTTGACGAGACACTCGATACACGGACACCGATGCTCGCAGGCGCCGTGGGGGCGATGTTCCCCTTCGTCGCCGGAGCGTTTGCCGAACCCGGCGTTGAGTACGGTACTTACGCACTCAACGAGAGTCCCGTGATTCTCGATCGGTTCAACCGCTCGACGGGGTACTGCATGATGACCATCGGAAAGCTCGGTGCGGGGAAGTCCTTCTCGACGAAACTCCAGCTCGTACGGCAGGCGATGTACGACGACGACACGACGATCGTGATGCTCGACCCGATGGAGGGCTTCGCTGGCGTGAATAGCGCCCTCGGTGGTGAGCGCATCATCGTCGGTGGGCGTCGCGGCCTGAACCCACTCAAACTGAAGCCAACACCTCCAGAAGTGCTCACAAGCGTACCCGATATCGATCCGTGGGCTGAGCAGATCTCGTGGGTGATGACGTTCTTCGAGACGTTCTTCGCTGGCGTCGCCGACAGCCCGCTCGGTCGTCGTAAGCAGACCCTTCGCCGGGCGGTCCAAGACGCCTACGAGCAACAGGGAATCACCCGAGACCCGTCGACGCACGACAACCCGTCACCGACGGTGCAGACCGTCATCGGGGTGCTTGAGGACCTCCTCGCTGATCCTGGTGAGTTCGGGTATGCAACCGAGGGCGAACAAGAGAGCGTTCGAAGCGATGCCCAATCACTGCTGAAGGACCTCCGACCCTCGTTCAGGCCGGACGGTGACTTTGCGAACCTCACCAAGCCAACCGAGTTCGACTTTGACGCGAACGTCCTCTACCTTGACCTCCACCAAGAGGAGGGCACCCAGGGACGCATGGAGACCAGCCTGATGATGCAGGTGGTGTTCAACGCCGTCTACGAGCGAGCCAAGGAGACGAGCAAGAAGGTCGTCTTCGTCATCGACGAGGCACACTATCTCATGGACGATGCGACCTCGCTGGGCTTCCTTGAGACCGCTGTTCGGCATAGTCGGCACTACGACATCTCGCTGCAGTTCGTGACGCAGACTGGCGGGGAGTTCACGCTCACCCCCGAGGCGAAGACGATCGCCGATCTCTGTTCAATCGTCCAGATCCATCGCGTTGCCGAGGAGGCCGAGAAGCTCGCGACGTGGTTCGGCTTGAGCGAACGTGAGACGAATTGGGTCCGAACGGCGAAAGCCGGGAACGAGGAAGACGGCTACTCGGAGGCGCTCCTCGGCATTGACGAAGAGGGGTGGTTCCCGATCCGGGTTCGAGCGAGTGGGTATGAGGCGGCAGTCGTCGACGGAGAGGCGCCGACGGACGCAGATGATCCACCGACGCAGGCCAGCGACACGCATTCGACCAACGGCACGCACTTGGACCGAAGCGGTGCGGAGGCGGCTGATGATTAA